A window of the Chloroflexus sp. Y-396-1 genome harbors these coding sequences:
- a CDS encoding PAS domain S-box protein, producing the protein MTSPLAIADMLRARSASSPSADRPLLVALADSLSTGHPSHLLTIVQSNDSISASFRRLDTVRRQAITLLADHPDAAGPIADIVAQAQEKLILEEENLLRREHLLNQRLEQSFLTSPLATLEADEHGIITRWNPAAERIFGWSAAEAIGKNAIELLVPNIAREQVEEVVSTLLSGQAKNSRNANITKDGRIIICQWYNAVLYHSDGRVAGWLSQTEDITEQIRAEEALRESQQRLARLMRNLPGIAYRVYKKDRWVAEFMSEGVLAVTGYPASDFIAVGNQPPRRYFGDLILPEDRDIVRESVKTAIAQQRQFEVMYRIRHADGSIRWLWERGTGVFNDDGQLEAVEGFISDVTAERQAAEERQAMSERIIAAQQAALRELSTPIVPIMQGVIAMPLIGSIDSYRAQQVIETLLEGVNTTGAQIVILDVTGVPVVDTQVANTLLRSAQAVRLLGAEVLLTGIRPEVAQTIVGLGLDLSHIRTLATLQDGVMYALGRQSRERATVQRIRQGDHYDARASTGSRR; encoded by the coding sequence GTACCGGCCATCCTTCTCATCTCCTGACGATTGTTCAATCAAATGACTCGATCAGCGCCAGTTTTCGCCGCCTCGATACCGTTCGTCGTCAGGCCATAACGCTTTTGGCCGATCACCCTGATGCCGCCGGGCCTATTGCAGATATTGTCGCTCAGGCGCAGGAGAAATTAATTCTTGAAGAAGAGAACCTCCTACGTCGCGAGCATCTGCTCAATCAGCGCCTTGAACAGAGTTTTCTCACTTCACCGCTGGCAACGCTAGAAGCAGACGAGCATGGGATTATCACGCGCTGGAACCCGGCAGCCGAACGGATCTTTGGCTGGAGTGCGGCTGAAGCAATTGGCAAGAATGCAATCGAACTACTGGTGCCGAACATCGCTCGCGAACAGGTTGAAGAAGTGGTCAGCACCTTGCTAAGCGGCCAGGCAAAGAATAGTCGCAATGCCAATATTACGAAAGATGGCCGGATTATTATCTGTCAGTGGTACAACGCTGTCCTATACCACTCTGACGGACGGGTCGCCGGTTGGCTTTCACAAACCGAGGACATAACTGAACAAATTCGCGCTGAAGAGGCGTTACGCGAAAGTCAGCAACGACTTGCCAGGCTGATGCGTAATTTACCGGGTATTGCCTATCGGGTCTACAAAAAGGATCGTTGGGTTGCTGAGTTTATGAGTGAAGGGGTGCTTGCTGTCACCGGTTACCCGGCGAGTGATTTTATCGCTGTTGGCAATCAGCCACCGCGTCGCTATTTTGGTGATTTGATCCTCCCTGAAGATCGCGACATCGTGCGGGAAAGTGTCAAAACGGCCATTGCGCAGCAACGCCAGTTTGAGGTTATGTATCGAATTCGGCATGCCGATGGCAGTATACGCTGGTTGTGGGAACGCGGGACGGGCGTCTTCAATGATGACGGTCAACTAGAGGCTGTAGAAGGGTTTATCAGTGATGTCACCGCCGAACGCCAGGCCGCCGAAGAACGGCAGGCGATGAGCGAACGGATTATTGCTGCCCAACAGGCTGCCCTCCGCGAATTGAGTACCCCGATTGTGCCGATTATGCAGGGGGTAATTGCAATGCCTCTCATCGGGAGTATCGACAGCTACCGTGCGCAACAAGTCATTGAAACCTTACTGGAAGGGGTCAATACAACTGGCGCTCAGATAGTGATCCTCGATGTCACCGGTGTACCGGTCGTTGATACCCAGGTTGCCAATACACTCTTACGCTCGGCTCAGGCGGTGCGTCTGTTGGGGGCAGAAGTTTTGTTGACCGGTATCCGCCCTGAGGTGGCCCAAACTATCGTTGGATTAGGCCTCGATTTGAGTCATATTCGTACACTGGCAACCTTGCAAGATGGTGTTATGTATGCACTTGGCCGTCAATCTCGTGAGCGTGCCACAGTGCAGCGTATCAGACAAGGAGATCACTATGATGCTCGAGCGAGCACAGGCTCTCGCAGATGA